One window from the genome of Mycolicibacterium gadium encodes:
- a CDS encoding Hsp70 family protein encodes MSDGLGLSVGATRLAAVVVGRAALSRTSVLTRFGHRPPEVGVPSENPNLNERGLILTDFVDRVGDPVGIVAADGSTHLADGVLADALRALLLTLTGGRPPVDPVAVTYPAHWRPAAVESLRNALAAVPELGQPDPAPLVSDATAAVRALQDDPGVPTRGVIALCDFGGTGTSVTLLDADAGYAQLAPTVRHTDLSGDLVDQALLTHVINDLSAAGSIDLSGTSAIGSLTRLRAECRNAKERLSTASVTSLMADVPGHRGEVRLTRNELDDAIRHPVTDFAGVLQETLERNGVRELAAVATVGGGARIPIITTTLSDRFRVPIITNGQPELTAAIGGGLTAVRGTVDDDQTAMAAAAAAAAPATQLAPEVVPPADEMAPSGSFGALAWSDANDVPDVAPAGHYEYDSPADPDDVRPQIQFQPDQHDDERSAKALPWYRRPAVALGAGVLVVLVALAAALIFVMRGGETPPETASTTAPSQPPEPMTMTSVAPPPPSDTQAPQPEPVPQEAPPPVTETVTASPSEPPPPSPPPTEPAPSPPPTSEAPPPTTTQPPASTPPPPPTVPTLPYETIPGLPFVPNPIQPPQPAP; translated from the coding sequence ATGTCTGACGGGTTAGGGCTCTCGGTAGGGGCCACCCGCCTGGCCGCCGTGGTGGTGGGCCGGGCGGCGCTGTCGCGCACCTCGGTCCTGACGCGCTTCGGGCACCGGCCGCCCGAGGTCGGGGTGCCCAGCGAGAACCCCAACCTCAACGAACGCGGGTTGATCCTCACCGACTTCGTCGACCGTGTCGGTGACCCGGTCGGCATCGTCGCGGCCGACGGTTCCACCCATCTCGCCGACGGTGTGCTCGCCGACGCGCTGCGCGCCCTGCTGCTCACCTTGACGGGCGGCCGGCCACCGGTCGACCCGGTCGCGGTCACCTACCCCGCACATTGGCGGCCGGCGGCCGTCGAAAGCCTGCGCAACGCGCTGGCCGCAGTGCCGGAACTCGGTCAGCCCGACCCCGCACCGCTGGTGTCCGACGCCACCGCCGCGGTGCGAGCGCTGCAGGACGACCCGGGCGTGCCGACACGCGGCGTCATCGCGCTGTGCGACTTCGGCGGCACCGGGACGAGCGTCACGCTCCTGGACGCCGACGCGGGTTACGCGCAGCTGGCTCCCACCGTTCGCCACACCGATCTCTCCGGCGATCTCGTCGACCAGGCCTTGCTCACCCACGTGATCAACGATCTGTCGGCGGCGGGAAGCATCGACCTGTCGGGTACGTCGGCGATTGGCTCGCTCACGCGTCTGCGGGCCGAGTGCCGCAACGCCAAGGAGCGGCTGTCCACCGCCAGCGTCACCTCGCTGATGGCCGATGTCCCCGGACACCGTGGCGAGGTGCGGCTGACGCGCAACGAACTCGACGACGCGATCCGTCATCCGGTAACCGACTTCGCGGGTGTGCTGCAGGAAACGCTGGAGCGCAACGGCGTTCGCGAGCTGGCCGCGGTTGCCACCGTCGGCGGAGGAGCGCGAATCCCGATCATCACGACAACGCTGTCCGACCGCTTCCGGGTACCGATAATCACCAACGGTCAACCCGAGCTGACAGCGGCCATCGGTGGCGGCCTGACGGCCGTGCGCGGGACCGTCGACGACGACCAGACAGCCATGGCCGCAGCCGCCGCTGCGGCGGCGCCAGCCACGCAGCTGGCGCCCGAAGTGGTTCCGCCGGCCGACGAGATGGCTCCGTCGGGCTCGTTCGGGGCACTGGCATGGTCGGACGCCAACGACGTTCCCGACGTGGCGCCGGCCGGTCACTACGAGTACGACTCGCCAGCTGACCCCGACGACGTGCGGCCACAGATCCAGTTCCAGCCCGACCAGCATGACGACGAACGCTCCGCGAAGGCGCTGCCCTGGTACCGCCGGCCCGCGGTGGCGCTGGGAGCGGGCGTGCTCGTGGTGCTGGTCGCACTGGCTGCGGCCCTCATCTTCGTGATGCGCGGCGGCGAGACCCCGCCGGAGACGGCGTCGACCACGGCCCCCTCGCAGCCTCCGGAGCCGATGACGATGACCAGCGTGGCACCGCCTCCACCGTCGGACACGCAGGCCCCGCAACCCGAGCCCGTCCCGCAGGAGGCGCCGCCGCCGGTGACTGAGACGGTGACGGCGTCCCCGAGCGAACCGCCTCCACCCAGCCCGCCTCCGACCGAACCAGCGCCGAGCCCTCCGCCGACCAGCGAAGCGCCGCCGCCCACGACGACACAGCCGCCGGCAAGCACACCACCGCCGCCGCCGACCGTCCCGACGCTGCCCTACGAGACGATTCCCGGTCTGCCGTTCGTCCCGAACCCGATCCAACCGCCGCAACCGGCGCCTTAG
- a CDS encoding acyl-CoA dehydrogenase family protein, which translates to MTTDGLLFDPNTYDPPQFDAETRRLLRATIDWFEGQGKKRLLDDDLAAQWPADFVDFVKREKLFATFLTPSEFAAGNPDKRWDAARNAALSEILGFYGLTYWYTEQVTILGLGPIWQSENKDAKLRAADDLDAGEVMAFGLSERSRGADVYNTDMVLTPASDEDRANGILYRATGEKYYIGNGNVASMVSVFGRRGDVEGQEAYMWFVADSQHEDYHLIDNVVHMQIYVSTFRLDNYPVREEDILHTGVEAFAAALNTVNVGKFNLCSCSIGMTEHAFYEAITHAQNRILYGNPVTEFTHVRTNFVDAYSRLIAMKLFSQRSVDYFRSASLDDRRYLLFNPMTKAKVTMEGETVLRALHDVIAAKGYEKNTMFREVAQFIGTLPRLEGTVHVNVGLVLKFMPNYMLNPKEYPAIPMRNDAADDTFFWNQGPTRGAGKVQFADWTPVYEEHADIPNVAVFYDQAKAFREFLLTAAPDADQQQDLDFLLNVGHLFSLIVYGQLILEQAALTGLDGDKPADMLDQIFDFQIRDFNMYAVALHGKPTATTVQQDWALSAIRKPVPDAERFHRVWERVKAYDGAYEMAP; encoded by the coding sequence ATGACGACCGATGGCCTGCTTTTCGACCCCAACACCTACGACCCACCGCAGTTCGATGCCGAAACACGGCGGCTGTTGCGTGCCACCATCGACTGGTTCGAAGGTCAGGGCAAGAAGCGCCTCCTCGATGACGATCTGGCCGCGCAATGGCCGGCCGACTTCGTCGACTTCGTCAAGCGCGAGAAACTGTTCGCGACGTTCCTGACACCGTCGGAGTTCGCCGCCGGCAACCCGGACAAGCGCTGGGATGCCGCTCGCAACGCCGCCCTCTCGGAGATCCTCGGGTTCTACGGGCTGACGTACTGGTACACCGAACAGGTCACCATTCTCGGGCTGGGACCCATCTGGCAGAGCGAGAACAAGGACGCCAAGCTGAGGGCAGCCGACGACCTCGACGCCGGCGAGGTGATGGCCTTCGGCCTGTCCGAACGCTCCCGCGGCGCCGACGTCTACAACACCGACATGGTGCTGACGCCGGCAAGCGACGAGGACCGCGCCAACGGCATCCTGTACCGGGCGACGGGGGAGAAGTACTACATCGGCAACGGCAACGTCGCCAGCATGGTGTCGGTCTTCGGACGGCGCGGCGACGTCGAGGGCCAAGAAGCGTACATGTGGTTCGTCGCCGACAGTCAGCACGAGGACTACCACCTGATCGACAACGTCGTGCACATGCAGATCTACGTCAGCACCTTCCGGTTGGACAACTATCCGGTGCGAGAGGAGGACATTCTGCACACCGGCGTGGAAGCCTTTGCCGCGGCACTGAATACGGTCAACGTCGGCAAATTCAATCTGTGCTCCTGCTCGATCGGCATGACCGAGCATGCCTTCTACGAGGCGATCACCCACGCGCAGAACCGCATCCTGTACGGCAACCCCGTCACCGAATTCACCCACGTGAGAACCAATTTCGTCGATGCGTACTCCCGCCTGATCGCTATGAAGCTGTTCAGCCAGCGCTCCGTCGACTACTTCCGGTCCGCGAGCCTTGACGACCGCCGGTATCTGCTCTTCAACCCCATGACCAAGGCCAAGGTCACCATGGAGGGCGAAACCGTGCTGCGGGCATTGCACGACGTGATCGCCGCAAAGGGATACGAGAAGAACACGATGTTCCGCGAGGTCGCACAGTTCATCGGCACCCTGCCGCGACTGGAGGGCACCGTGCACGTGAACGTCGGCTTGGTGCTCAAGTTCATGCCGAACTACATGCTGAATCCCAAGGAATATCCGGCGATCCCGATGCGCAACGACGCTGCGGACGACACATTCTTCTGGAACCAGGGGCCGACGCGGGGTGCCGGCAAGGTGCAGTTCGCCGATTGGACTCCGGTGTACGAGGAACATGCTGACATCCCAAACGTCGCGGTGTTCTACGACCAAGCCAAGGCATTCCGGGAATTTCTCCTGACCGCCGCGCCCGACGCCGACCAGCAGCAGGATCTCGACTTCCTGCTCAACGTGGGGCATCTGTTTTCGTTGATCGTGTACGGGCAGCTGATCCTGGAGCAGGCCGCGCTTACCGGCCTGGACGGTGACAAGCCGGCTGACATGCTGGACCAGATCTTCGACTTCCAGATCCGCGACTTCAATATGTATGCCGTTGCGCTGCACGGTAAGCCGACCGCAACGACGGTCCAGCAGGACTGGGCGCTGAGCGCGATCCGCAAGCCCGTTCCCGACGCGGAACGGTTCCATCGGGTCTGGGAACGGGTCAAGGCCTACGACGGCGCCTACGAGATGGCGCCCTGA
- a CDS encoding DJ-1/PfpI family protein, whose product MYAQIVLFDGFDPLDAVAPFEVLAAGSEFAGDELQVELVSAEGPREVLSGTLGMVLHATAPLDPSKPGFIVVPGASGPVDGDPDVVDTIPVLLARFAESAAIPLLRTAMENPDVTVATVCGGSLALAMGGLLEGRNAVTHHLGMDLLEATGVTTVNARVVDDGDLVTSGAVTSGLDLALHLLDRTYGASVALAVEDLFAYERRGTVWTA is encoded by the coding sequence GTGTATGCGCAGATCGTGTTGTTCGACGGGTTCGATCCGCTCGACGCCGTCGCACCGTTCGAAGTGCTCGCCGCCGGCAGTGAGTTCGCCGGAGACGAACTCCAGGTCGAGCTGGTGTCGGCCGAGGGGCCACGGGAGGTGCTCAGTGGGACCCTGGGAATGGTCTTGCACGCCACCGCGCCCCTCGATCCGTCGAAGCCCGGCTTCATCGTCGTGCCCGGCGCATCCGGGCCGGTCGACGGCGATCCCGACGTGGTCGACACCATCCCCGTCCTGCTTGCACGGTTCGCCGAATCCGCAGCCATTCCGCTGCTGCGCACGGCGATGGAGAATCCAGACGTCACTGTGGCCACGGTGTGCGGAGGCTCCCTCGCCCTGGCGATGGGTGGGCTACTGGAGGGCCGCAACGCGGTCACCCATCACCTCGGCATGGACCTGCTCGAGGCTACCGGCGTGACCACGGTGAACGCCCGGGTCGTCGACGACGGCGACCTGGTGACGTCCGGAGCCGTCACTTCCGGTTTGGATCTCGCACTCCATCTGCTCGACCGCACCTACGGAGCGTCCGTCGCCCTCGCGGTCGAGGACTTGTTCGCCTACGAACGACGAGGGACGGTGTGGACAGCATAG
- a CDS encoding GlxA family transcriptional regulator: MHVVAVLALPDTIAFDLATPVEAFGRVQLPSGAPGYRVVVCGSQPEVTAGPLRIATDHGLEALADADTIVVPGRNDPTVDTSHEVLSALTAAHARGVRIASICSGAITLAATGLLDGKRATTHWIATEYFRARFPAVDLDPDVLYVDEGQVLTSAGASAGLDLCLHMIARDYGATVAADAARLAVAPLHRSGGQAQFIIRNQAAVKHIAERTELDDVLAWIEQEAHRDVTLHDIAARAAVSVRTLNRRFQSETGQTPMQWLTGVRVRHAQQLLESTAYGVERIGREVGFTSPANFREQFRRLTGVAPVNYRNTFRERMAS, translated from the coding sequence ATGCATGTCGTCGCTGTGCTGGCGCTGCCAGACACCATCGCGTTTGATCTGGCAACCCCGGTCGAAGCCTTCGGTCGGGTCCAGTTGCCCTCTGGCGCACCGGGATACCGCGTCGTGGTGTGTGGGTCGCAACCGGAGGTCACCGCCGGGCCGCTCCGCATCGCCACCGACCACGGCCTCGAAGCGCTAGCCGATGCCGACACCATCGTCGTCCCCGGACGTAACGACCCCACCGTCGATACCTCCCATGAGGTGCTGTCGGCCCTGACCGCCGCCCATGCCCGCGGAGTGCGGATTGCGTCGATCTGTTCAGGGGCCATCACGCTGGCCGCCACCGGATTGCTGGACGGTAAGCGCGCGACGACCCATTGGATCGCCACCGAGTACTTTCGCGCGCGCTTTCCCGCCGTCGACCTCGATCCCGATGTGCTCTACGTCGACGAGGGCCAGGTGCTGACATCGGCGGGGGCATCGGCCGGTTTGGACCTGTGCCTGCACATGATCGCTCGCGACTACGGAGCCACAGTGGCGGCGGACGCGGCCCGACTCGCCGTGGCACCCCTGCATCGCAGTGGGGGGCAGGCGCAGTTCATCATCCGAAATCAGGCCGCTGTCAAACACATTGCCGAGCGCACCGAACTCGACGACGTGCTCGCGTGGATCGAGCAGGAAGCACACCGCGACGTGACGTTGCACGATATCGCGGCCCGCGCCGCGGTGAGCGTGCGAACCTTGAACCGGCGATTCCAGTCCGAGACGGGTCAGACGCCGATGCAGTGGCTGACGGGAGTGCGAGTCCGCCATGCTCAACAGCTGCTCGAGAGCACCGCATACGGGGTCGAAAGGATCGGTCGTGAGGTCGGCTTCACGTCCCCGGCCAATTTTCGCGAGCAGTTCCGACGGCTGACTGGAGTAGCACCGGTGAACTACCGCAACACCTTTCGTGAGCGGATGGCAAGCTGA
- a CDS encoding class I SAM-dependent methyltransferase has product MPESSIVVRPEPMESGTYTASSRLQAAGLPAAMAIFEKAADAVPLPKQPGPIVVADYGAANGHNSLLPMCAAIAVLRKRTRHDHSILVVHTDLPDNDFTALFKTLSDDPDSYLQKDAATFASAVGRSFYAQILPSNSVNLGWSSWAIQWLSRVPAPVPDHIHVAYSSDERVKAEYARQAAHDWHEFVAFRGRELAPGGRIVVMTPGIDESGDFGYHPLLDSMYDAVAELTAAGLITEDEKQRMVLPIAGRSAADFRACFAPSGRFENLEIEQLELFDAEDRFFKQYQIDKDAKAFGAQWGAFCRAAAFPTFASALEGGHADPRKTEFFDRLEAGVVNRLAASPEQTQIPMAHVVLVKRQSKT; this is encoded by the coding sequence ATGCCTGAGTCAAGCATCGTCGTGCGGCCTGAACCGATGGAAAGCGGTACCTACACGGCCAGTTCCCGGCTGCAGGCCGCCGGACTGCCTGCGGCGATGGCGATATTCGAGAAGGCGGCCGACGCGGTACCGCTGCCCAAGCAACCCGGGCCGATCGTCGTCGCCGATTACGGCGCAGCCAACGGCCACAACTCTCTTCTGCCCATGTGTGCGGCTATCGCCGTGCTGCGCAAGCGAACCCGACACGACCATTCGATCCTGGTCGTCCACACCGACCTGCCGGACAACGACTTCACGGCATTGTTCAAGACACTCAGCGACGACCCGGACAGTTACCTGCAAAAAGACGCGGCGACATTCGCCTCGGCCGTGGGTCGCTCCTTTTACGCGCAGATCCTTCCGTCCAACAGCGTCAACCTGGGCTGGAGTTCGTGGGCGATCCAATGGCTCAGCCGCGTGCCCGCGCCGGTCCCCGACCACATCCACGTCGCCTACAGCAGCGACGAGCGCGTCAAAGCCGAGTATGCGCGCCAGGCCGCCCACGACTGGCACGAGTTCGTCGCGTTCCGTGGCCGAGAGTTGGCGCCGGGCGGACGGATAGTGGTGATGACGCCGGGGATCGATGAGTCCGGCGACTTCGGGTACCACCCACTCCTCGACAGCATGTACGACGCGGTAGCCGAACTCACCGCGGCCGGACTGATCACCGAGGACGAGAAACAGCGGATGGTACTGCCGATCGCCGGACGCAGCGCTGCCGACTTCCGCGCGTGCTTTGCGCCTTCCGGGCGGTTCGAGAATCTCGAGATCGAGCAACTCGAGCTGTTCGACGCCGAGGACCGTTTCTTCAAGCAGTACCAAATCGACAAGGACGCCAAGGCTTTCGGCGCTCAGTGGGGGGCGTTCTGCCGAGCCGCGGCGTTCCCGACGTTCGCGAGCGCGCTCGAAGGAGGCCACGCCGACCCACGCAAGACGGAGTTCTTCGATCGGCTCGAGGCCGGGGTGGTCAATCGGCTGGCGGCGTCGCCGGAGCAGACGCAGATTCCGATGGCGCATGTGGTGCTGGTCAAGCGGCAATCGAAGACGTAA
- a CDS encoding SDR family oxidoreductase, translating to MVRVRTVTVPDQSGKLAVVTGANSGLGLGIATRLAGAGADVVMAIRNRAKGEAAIEQIRATVSDAKLSIKALDLSSLASVKALGDELNAEGRPIDLLINNAGIMQPPQRETTADGFELQFGCNHLGHFALTGHLLPLLRAADNPRVHSLSSSAARFGGIRFDDLQWEKRYNATQAYAQSKSANLMFAIELDRRSRHGGWNIMSNASHPGLCKTNLQLSGPSHGQANPTLLERFYRVSRSALPFMWQEIDEGILPSLYGATAPEAQGGAFYGPRGILELAGGGVTDAKILPRASDEADGRRLWEISERLTSVTYPG from the coding sequence ATGGTCCGTGTGCGCACAGTGACGGTCCCCGATCAGTCCGGAAAGCTCGCGGTCGTCACCGGCGCCAACTCCGGGCTTGGGCTTGGCATCGCGACCCGACTGGCCGGCGCGGGCGCCGACGTCGTCATGGCGATCCGCAACCGCGCGAAGGGCGAGGCCGCGATCGAGCAGATCCGCGCCACGGTTTCCGACGCCAAGCTGTCCATCAAGGCGCTCGACCTGTCCTCGCTGGCCAGCGTCAAGGCGCTCGGCGACGAACTGAACGCCGAGGGGCGGCCAATCGACCTCCTGATCAACAACGCGGGCATCATGCAGCCACCGCAGCGGGAAACCACCGCCGACGGATTCGAATTGCAGTTCGGCTGTAACCATTTGGGCCACTTCGCGCTCACCGGCCATCTGCTGCCGCTGCTGCGTGCCGCCGACAACCCGCGGGTGCACTCGTTGAGCAGTTCCGCAGCGCGCTTCGGTGGCATCCGGTTCGACGATCTGCAGTGGGAGAAGCGATACAACGCCACCCAGGCGTACGCGCAGTCCAAGTCCGCGAACCTGATGTTCGCGATCGAGCTGGACCGCAGGAGTCGCCACGGCGGGTGGAACATCATGTCCAACGCGTCGCATCCCGGCTTGTGCAAGACCAACCTCCAGCTGAGCGGCCCCTCCCACGGTCAGGCCAACCCGACGCTGCTGGAACGCTTCTACCGCGTCAGCCGGTCCGCGCTGCCGTTCATGTGGCAGGAGATCGACGAGGGAATTCTGCCCAGCTTGTACGGCGCTACCGCCCCCGAGGCGCAGGGTGGCGCGTTCTACGGACCGCGGGGCATCCTCGAACTGGCCGGCGGGGGCGTCACCGACGCCAAGATCCTTCCCCGCGCCAGTGACGAGGCCGACGGACGCAGATTGTGGGAGATCTCGGAGCGACTGACTTCGGTGACCTATCCCGGGTAA
- a CDS encoding TetR/AcrR family transcriptional regulator: MTSFQRARRPEQMAARRMAIMNVARDMLAEKTVGDISLRELSDRVGLAKSNVLRYFDSREAIFLEVLDEEFTMWLGDIEDRLGRPRTRKPGYANEIRVATVVADSVMARPLLGELLGSMASVLERNISHRFARDFKARAMGRIAALAALVHRHLPWLPEEFTAFFAEGSLMLTAGAYPFSVPTEPVRAAIAEIGLPDPGQRFSDGLRLGLRTWLIGAAAQTEA, encoded by the coding sequence GTGACGTCCTTTCAGCGCGCTCGCCGACCGGAGCAGATGGCGGCCCGCCGGATGGCGATCATGAATGTCGCGCGCGACATGCTTGCCGAGAAGACCGTCGGCGACATCAGCTTGCGGGAACTCTCGGATCGGGTCGGACTGGCCAAGTCGAACGTACTGAGATATTTCGACAGCCGCGAGGCGATCTTCCTCGAGGTGCTCGACGAGGAATTCACGATGTGGCTCGGTGACATCGAGGATCGGCTGGGGCGACCACGTACCAGAAAACCGGGCTACGCCAACGAGATCCGGGTTGCGACAGTCGTCGCGGATTCGGTGATGGCGCGCCCGCTGCTCGGCGAGCTCCTTGGGTCGATGGCCTCGGTACTGGAACGCAACATCTCGCACCGCTTCGCCCGTGACTTCAAGGCGCGCGCGATGGGGCGGATCGCGGCGTTGGCGGCCCTCGTACACCGCCATCTGCCCTGGCTACCCGAAGAGTTCACCGCGTTCTTCGCCGAGGGATCGCTGATGTTGACGGCCGGGGCGTATCCGTTCTCGGTGCCCACCGAACCAGTGCGCGCCGCCATCGCCGAGATCGGACTTCCCGACCCAGGTCAGCGATTCAGCGATGGACTGCGACTGGGTCTGCGGACATGGCTGATCGGCGCGGCTGCACAGACCGAGGCGTGA
- a CDS encoding SHOCT domain-containing protein produces MKRAPRIAIVVSVLTLVVSVLGFVATLVLNTFVLDEYDAYGELPIPGSTTLELPAGEMTVSFHTVTTGTPTSGFPIPDLSFGITPTEGRPEPTVTENVGGTTSVNSDVRVRIWTVQIPQAGTYEVEANGSVDGYIAPRLAFGHDDSRGWLLFVFGGLFGLGLLALVVSFLWSSRAAKKARLLQPHELSAETPTWSAGSIPAATTPTDQGVQLEQIRHLAALRDSGALTEDEYAAEKRRILDGD; encoded by the coding sequence ATGAAGCGCGCGCCGCGGATCGCGATCGTGGTTTCTGTTCTCACGTTGGTCGTGTCGGTTCTGGGCTTCGTCGCGACGCTCGTACTGAACACCTTCGTCCTCGATGAGTACGACGCCTACGGGGAATTGCCGATTCCCGGGTCGACCACCCTGGAGCTCCCCGCGGGCGAGATGACCGTGAGTTTCCATACGGTGACGACAGGCACGCCGACGAGCGGATTTCCTATCCCCGACCTGAGTTTCGGCATCACCCCGACTGAGGGACGCCCGGAACCGACGGTCACCGAAAACGTCGGTGGGACAACCTCGGTAAACAGCGACGTACGAGTGCGCATCTGGACAGTGCAGATTCCGCAAGCAGGTACCTACGAGGTGGAGGCAAACGGATCCGTCGATGGTTACATCGCACCGAGGCTGGCATTCGGACATGACGACTCCCGCGGCTGGCTGCTGTTCGTGTTCGGCGGTCTCTTCGGCCTCGGCCTGCTGGCGCTCGTCGTCTCGTTCCTGTGGTCGTCGCGTGCGGCCAAGAAGGCGCGACTTCTGCAACCCCATGAGCTGTCGGCCGAGACGCCGACGTGGAGTGCCGGGTCCATCCCCGCGGCGACTACGCCCACCGATCAGGGTGTGCAGCTGGAACAGATCCGGCATTTGGCCGCGCTGAGGGATTCCGGGGCGCTGACCGAAGACGAGTACGCGGCCGAGAAGCGCCGCATCCTCGATGGCGACTGA
- a CDS encoding MBL fold metallo-hydrolase: protein MSDNISRVVTHGTFELDGGSWEVDNNIWLVGDDNDVIVFDAAHDAGPIVMAVGGRNVVAVVCTHGHNDHVTVAPELSDALDAPVLLHPADDVLWRMTHPDRDFRTVSDGETLAVGGIELHALHTPGHSPGSVCWHAPALNAVFSGDTLFQGGPGATGRSYSDFPTILSSISGRLGKLPDDTVVYTGHGDTTTIGDELVNYDDWVKRGS from the coding sequence GTGAGCGACAACATCTCCCGCGTCGTCACCCACGGCACCTTCGAACTCGACGGCGGATCTTGGGAAGTCGACAACAACATCTGGCTCGTCGGCGACGACAACGACGTCATCGTCTTCGACGCAGCCCACGACGCCGGACCGATCGTCATGGCCGTCGGCGGCCGCAACGTGGTGGCAGTCGTGTGCACCCACGGGCACAACGACCACGTCACCGTCGCCCCTGAGCTGTCGGATGCGCTCGACGCGCCGGTGCTTCTGCATCCGGCCGACGACGTGCTGTGGCGAATGACCCACCCCGACCGGGATTTCCGTACCGTCAGCGATGGCGAGACGCTCGCTGTCGGGGGCATCGAGCTGCACGCGCTGCACACTCCGGGACACTCGCCGGGCTCAGTCTGTTGGCATGCGCCCGCGTTGAACGCGGTCTTCAGCGGCGACACCCTGTTCCAGGGCGGCCCCGGGGCCACCGGACGGTCGTACTCGGACTTCCCCACGATCCTCTCGTCGATCTCGGGCCGCCTCGGCAAGCTGCCCGACGACACCGTCGTCTACACCGGCCACGGCGACACCACCACCATCGGTGACGAGCTGGTGAATTACGACGACTGGGTCAAGCGCGGCAGCTGA
- a CDS encoding S-(hydroxymethyl)mycothiol dehydrogenase — translation MTQTVRGVISRKKGEPVEVVEVVIPDPGAGEVVVDIIACGVCHTDLTYREGGINDEFPFLLGHEAAGTVESVGAGVTNVEPGDFVILNWRAVCGQCRACKRGRPHLCFDTSNAEQPMTLTDGTPLTPALGIGAFTDKTLVHEGQCTKVDPAADPAVAGLLGCGVMAGIGAAINTGAVNRDDTVAVIGCGGVGDAAIAGAALVGARRIIAVDTDNKKLDWARGFGATHTINAKELDPVATIQDLTDGFGADVVIDAVGRPETWKQAFYARDLAGTVVLVGVPTPDMTLEMPLIDFFSRGGSLKSSWYGDCLPERDFPTLISLYLQGRLPLEKFVSERIGLEDIESAFHRMHAGEVLRSVVIL, via the coding sequence ATGACTCAGACGGTGCGGGGCGTGATTTCGCGTAAGAAGGGTGAGCCGGTCGAGGTGGTGGAGGTGGTCATCCCCGATCCGGGTGCCGGTGAGGTGGTGGTCGACATCATCGCTTGCGGGGTGTGCCACACCGATCTGACGTATCGCGAGGGCGGGATCAACGACGAGTTCCCCTTCCTGCTGGGTCATGAGGCGGCGGGCACGGTGGAGTCCGTCGGCGCGGGTGTGACGAACGTGGAGCCCGGCGACTTCGTGATCCTCAACTGGCGTGCGGTGTGCGGACAGTGCCGGGCGTGCAAGCGCGGTCGCCCACATTTGTGCTTTGACACATCCAACGCCGAGCAGCCGATGACCCTGACCGACGGCACTCCGTTGACGCCCGCGCTGGGCATCGGCGCGTTCACCGACAAGACTTTGGTGCACGAGGGCCAGTGCACGAAGGTCGATCCGGCCGCCGATCCCGCGGTCGCGGGCCTGTTGGGGTGCGGGGTGATGGCCGGTATCGGCGCGGCGATCAACACCGGAGCGGTCAACCGTGACGACACCGTGGCCGTGATCGGCTGCGGCGGGGTCGGTGATGCCGCGATCGCCGGCGCCGCCCTGGTCGGGGCGCGGCGGATCATCGCGGTGGACACCGACAACAAGAAGCTGGACTGGGCGCGCGGGTTCGGGGCCACCCACACCATCAACGCCAAGGAGCTCGACCCGGTGGCGACGATTCAGGATTTGACCGACGGCTTCGGCGCGGACGTGGTGATCGACGCGGTCGGCCGGCCCGAAACGTGGAAGCAGGCCTTCTACGCCCGAGATCTGGCCGGAACCGTTGTGCTGGTCGGTGTTCCGACCCCGGACATGACGTTGGAGATGCCGCTGATCGACTTCTTCTCCCGCGGCGGATCGCTGAAATCGTCCTGGTACGGCGATTGCCTGCCCGAGCGTGACTTCCCGACATTGATCAGCCTGTACCTGCAGGGCAGGCTGCCGTTGGAGAAGTTCGTCTCCGAACGCATCGGCTTAGAAGACATCGAGTCGGCATTCCATCGCATGCACGCCGGCGAGGTTCTACGTTCGGTGGTGATCCTGTGA